In the Paenibacillus sp. genome, CCGCCGAACCTTCCGGGTTCGGCGGTTTTTGCCGTTGCAATTGTGTGAAAATCCCGGGTTTGCCGTGAACTCGCGCGGGAAATGGAGTATACTTGGGCAATAGGTAAAGAATGGCGGCGATGCGGATTGAACATAGCGTTCGAACGATGGATACAATGGAACGAACAATACAATTGTCTGCCGTATCTCGAGACCGTCGAGATCGGTGACGCGGACATCGGCAGCTGGGAGCGGCTGTGGGCGGAAGCCGGCGAAGCGGCGATCGTGCTGGAGAGCGGCAAGAACGACCGGTATACGTTCGTGGGGGCGGAACCGGCGGAGTGGCTGTCCGGCGATCTGAACGGCGCGCGGCGGTATCAAGCGGGCGCGGCGGAGCCGGAGACGATGGAAGGCGCTCCGCTTGCGGTGCTCCGCCGGTGGATGGCCGAGTTCCGGGCGCCGCGCGTCGAACAGCTTCCGAAATTTACGGGAGGCATCGCGGGCTACTTCGCGTACGACGTCGCGCGCACGATCGAGCGGCTTCCTGCGCTCGCGCTTGACGACTCTCCGATTCCCGACTACTTTTTCCTTCGATTGGACAAGCTATGGATTATCGATCGAATCGAACGGAAGCTGCACTGCGCCGTTTACGCGGTTCGCGCGGCGGAAGCGGGACCATGGAGCGAGGAAGCGCTTCGCGCGCAGTACGATGCCGCGCGGGAGCGGGCGGCGTCCATGAAGGACGCTTGGATGCGGTGGAGCGCGGCGGGCGCGCTTGCGCCCCGGCAGCCGGAGACGCTCGACATCGACGTGGAGCGGCTGGAAGGTCTGGAGCTGAGCTTGACGAAGCGCCGCTTCATGGATGCGGTCGAACGCATCCGCGAGTATATCGCGGCGGGCGACGTGTTCCAGGTCAATCTCAGCGTGCGGCAGTCGAAGCGGCTGACGAAGACGACGCCCGAGCGCGTGTACGAAGCGCTGCGCCGGCTCAATCCGTCGCCGTACATGGCGTTTCTCCGGCTGCCCGGGGAGCGGCGGATCGTATCCGGTTCCCCGGAGCTGCTCGTCCGGCTCGAAGGCCGGCGGTTGTCCACGCGCCCGATCGCGGGCACGCGGCCCCGCGGCCGCAGCGAAGGAGAGGACGGGCGGCTGCGCGAGGAGCTGCTGCTGAGCGAGAAGGAGCGGGCGGAGCATATCATGCTCGTCGATCTCGAGCGCAACGACTTGGGGCGCATATCGACGTTCGGGTCGGTGCGCGTCAAAGAATTAATGGCGATCGAGCACTACTCGCACGTCATGCATATCGTCTCCGAGGTCGAAGGGGAGCTGGCGGAAGGCCGGGACGCGTTCGACACGATCGCGGCGGTGTTCCCGGGCGGCACGATTACCGGCGCGCCGAAAATCCGTACGATGGAAATCATCGAGGAGCTGGAGCCCGTTCGGCGGGGCGCCTACACCGGGGCGATCGGGTGGATTGACTATGCGGGCAATATGGAATTAAATATTACTATACGCACGATGGTTTACGCCGAAGGCAAGGCGTACGTGCAATCCGGAGCGGGCATCGTCATCGATTCCGATCCGGAGAAGGAGTTTACCGAATCGCTGAATAAAGCGAAAGCGCTGTGGAAAGCGGTAGAAATCGCGGAACGAAGCGAGGAGAGCCCTTCTTGAGCCGAGGCCGCCGAACGGCGGCGCGAGCGGAGCGAAGTTGGAGCAGAGCAGAGAGGGAGGCGCGTACACATGATTTTGGTCATCGACAATTATGATTCGTTCACTTACAACTTGGTTCAATATTTGGGGGAGCTTGGCGAAGAGGTCGTCGTGAAGCGGAACGACGAGATCAGCCTCGACGAGATCGCCGCCATGCGGCCCGATCAGATCGTCATTTCCCCGGGGCCGTGCACGCCGAACGAGGCGGGCATTTCGCTCGCGGTCATCGACCGATTTAAGGGGGAAATTCCGATTTTAGGCGTCTGTCTCGGCCATCAATCGATCGGGCAGGCGTTCGGCGGCGAAGTCGTACGCGCGGAGCGGCTCATGCACGGCAAGACGTCGCCGATTCGGCACGACGACCGCGGCTTGTTCGCGGGACTGCCGAACCCGTTCACGGCGACGCGCTACCATTCGTTGATCGTGAAGCGCGAGACGCTGCCGGAAGAGCTGGAAATTACGGCGGAGACGGAAGAGGGCGAAATCATGGGATTACGCCATAAACGCTACCCGATCGAAGGCGTGCAGTTTCACCCGGAATCGATTATTACCGAGCACGGCTTGACGATGCTGCGCAACTTCATCGAAAGCACGAAACGGGCGAACGCATGAAACTGTGGTGGAACGGAACGATTTGCGACGAAAGCGAAGCCGTGATCCCGGTAACCGATCACGGCTTTCTTTACGGCATGGGGCTGTTCGAGACGTTCCGTACGTACGGCGGCAAGCCGTTCCTGCTCGACCGCCATGTCGCCCGGCTTCGGGAAGGCTGCGCCGAGCTTCGGTTCGCGTACGAACCGTCCGAGGCGGACATCGCGGCCGCGGTCGCGGCGCTGCTCCGGGCGAACGACCTCGAAGACGCATACGTGCGCTGGTCCGTCTCGGCCGGCTCGGCCCCGCTCGGGCTGCCGGCTCCGACCGGGTACGCGAGTCCGAACGTGCTCGTCATGGCGAAGCCGCTCGGCACAGGATCGCCGGCGTCGAAGGAGCTGCACGTGCTGAAGCTCCCTCGCAGCACGCCGGAGGGAGCGGTGCGGCGCAAATCGTTTCATTATATGAATAATATTTTAGCGAAATGGGAGCTCGCCGCGCGGACCGCGTCCCCCCAAGCGGAGGGGCTGCTGACCGCCGCGGACGGCATTGTCGTCGAAGGGATCGTCAGCAACGCGTTTTGGGCGGCCGGGGGCGCGCTGTACACGCCTTCGGTCGAGACGGGCTGTTTGCCGGGCGTTACGCGGGAAGCGGTACTGATGCTGGCCCGCGAAGCGGGGCTGCCGGTCATCGAGGGGCGGTTCCCGTGGGAAGCGCTGCTCGCGGCGGACGAAGCGTTCGTGACGAATTCGGTGCAGGAGCTGACGCCGGTATCCGCCTTGTACGACGCGGACGGCGTTATGCGGAAACGATGGTCTCCCGAGGCGGGGCCGATCACGAACGCATTGAGCCGGGCGTATCGGGCGCTGACGGCGAGGGAATGAGGGATGAACGATGGCAATACACCCGGAGTTAGGACGACGCACGCTTATCATGGGCATCTTGAACGTAACGCCGGATTCGTTCTCGGACGGCGGCAAATACGCGACGGTCGAACGGGCGCTGAAGCATGCGCGGCGGCTGATCGCGGAGGGCGCCGACATTTTGGACGTGGGCGGCGAATCGACGCGCCCGGGCTCGGAGCCGGTATCCGCGGAGGAGGAGCTGCGGCGGGTCATTCCCGTGCTGGAAGCGCTGCGCGCGGACGGCTGTTCCGTGCCGATCTCCGTCGACACGTATAAAGGCGTCGTCGCGGAAGCGGCGCTGCGCGCGGGCGCCTCGATCGTCAACGACGTGTGGGGCGGCAAGAAGGATCCGACCTTGCTGCGGGCCGCGGCGGAGCGCGGCGCGTCCGTCGTTCTCATGCATAACAGGAACGACATGAATTACGGCGACGATTTCGTAGCCGACGTCGTCGCCGATTTGCGGGACTGCATCGCGCTGGCGCGGGATGCGGGCATCCCCGACGAGCGCATCGCCCTCGACCCCGGCATCGGCTTCGCCAAAACCCGCGAGCACAATTTGCGCCTGATGAACCGGCTGTCGGACGTCGTCGCGCTCGGCTACCCGGTACTGCTCGGCACGTCCCGCAAACGGTTCATCCGCGAAACGCTGGACGCGGGTCCGAACGACGTCGTGGAAGGCACGATCGCCACGACCGTGCTCGGCATCGCGCAGGGCGTCTCGATCGTGCGCGTGCACGACGTGCGCGAGAACGCGAAGGCGGCCCGCATGGCCGATGCGATTTGCGCCCCGGCGCAGTAACGAAGGAGGCGCAGCGATGGATACGATGAAGTTGGAACGCATTCAGCTGTTCGGCAACCACGGCGTGTTCGCCGAGGAGAACAAGCTCGGACAGCGTTTTTACGTCAGTCTCGAAATGAAGCTCGATCTGCGGGCCGCGGGAAAGACGGACGACCTGGAAGAGACGGTCAATTACGCCGAGGTCTATGGCCTCGTGAAGCGCGTCGTAGAGGGCGAAACCTTCAAATTAATTGAAGCGTTGGCAGAGACGCTCGCTACCCGCCTGCTTGACGCCTATGCTAAAATACATGAGGTAACGGTCCGCGTCGTGAAGCCGCATCCGCCGTTCGACATCGTGTTCGACGGCGTGACGGTGGAAATTACGCGGCGCCGAGGCGAGGAGCGATGAACAGGGAGCCCGTCGTCGCTTATCTCGGGCTCGGTTCGAACATCGGGGAGCGGGAGCGGCTGCTCGCGGAA is a window encoding:
- the folP gene encoding dihydropteroate synthase, whose translation is MAIHPELGRRTLIMGILNVTPDSFSDGGKYATVERALKHARRLIAEGADILDVGGESTRPGSEPVSAEEELRRVIPVLEALRADGCSVPISVDTYKGVVAEAALRAGASIVNDVWGGKKDPTLLRAAAERGASVVLMHNRNDMNYGDDFVADVVADLRDCIALARDAGIPDERIALDPGIGFAKTREHNLRLMNRLSDVVALGYPVLLGTSRKRFIRETLDAGPNDVVEGTIATTVLGIAQGVSIVRVHDVRENAKAARMADAICAPAQ
- the folB gene encoding dihydroneopterin aldolase — translated: MDTMKLERIQLFGNHGVFAEENKLGQRFYVSLEMKLDLRAAGKTDDLEETVNYAEVYGLVKRVVEGETFKLIEALAETLATRLLDAYAKIHEVTVRVVKPHPPFDIVFDGVTVEITRRRGEER
- a CDS encoding aminotransferase class IV; the encoded protein is MKLWWNGTICDESEAVIPVTDHGFLYGMGLFETFRTYGGKPFLLDRHVARLREGCAELRFAYEPSEADIAAAVAALLRANDLEDAYVRWSVSAGSAPLGLPAPTGYASPNVLVMAKPLGTGSPASKELHVLKLPRSTPEGAVRRKSFHYMNNILAKWELAARTASPQAEGLLTAADGIVVEGIVSNAFWAAGGALYTPSVETGCLPGVTREAVLMLAREAGLPVIEGRFPWEALLAADEAFVTNSVQELTPVSALYDADGVMRKRWSPEAGPITNALSRAYRALTARE
- the pabA gene encoding aminodeoxychorismate/anthranilate synthase component II, whose product is MILVIDNYDSFTYNLVQYLGELGEEVVVKRNDEISLDEIAAMRPDQIVISPGPCTPNEAGISLAVIDRFKGEIPILGVCLGHQSIGQAFGGEVVRAERLMHGKTSPIRHDDRGLFAGLPNPFTATRYHSLIVKRETLPEELEITAETEEGEIMGLRHKRYPIEGVQFHPESIITEHGLTMLRNFIESTKRANA
- a CDS encoding anthranilate synthase component I family protein, whose amino-acid sequence is MNIAFERWIQWNEQYNCLPYLETVEIGDADIGSWERLWAEAGEAAIVLESGKNDRYTFVGAEPAEWLSGDLNGARRYQAGAAEPETMEGAPLAVLRRWMAEFRAPRVEQLPKFTGGIAGYFAYDVARTIERLPALALDDSPIPDYFFLRLDKLWIIDRIERKLHCAVYAVRAAEAGPWSEEALRAQYDAARERAASMKDAWMRWSAAGALAPRQPETLDIDVERLEGLELSLTKRRFMDAVERIREYIAAGDVFQVNLSVRQSKRLTKTTPERVYEALRRLNPSPYMAFLRLPGERRIVSGSPELLVRLEGRRLSTRPIAGTRPRGRSEGEDGRLREELLLSEKERAEHIMLVDLERNDLGRISTFGSVRVKELMAIEHYSHVMHIVSEVEGELAEGRDAFDTIAAVFPGGTITGAPKIRTMEIIEELEPVRRGAYTGAIGWIDYAGNMELNITIRTMVYAEGKAYVQSGAGIVIDSDPEKEFTESLNKAKALWKAVEIAERSEESPS